Within Defluviitalea raffinosedens, the genomic segment TTAAAAATATATTTAAAATAAATATGAAGGGATGGTCTTATGTTAGAAGAATTGAAAAAATCTGTGCTGGAAGCCAACCTGGCATTAGTAGAACATCAGTTAGTAATTTTTACCTGGGGAAATGTAAGCGGCATTGACAGAGAAAAAGGCTTGGTCGTGATTAAGCCCAGTGGTGTAGAGTATGATGAATTAACAGAAGACAAACTGGTCGTATTGGATTTAGAGGGCAACATTGTAGAAGGGAATCTAAGACCTTCTTCAGATACGCCGACCCACCTGGTCCTTTATAAAAATTTCCCAGAAATAGGTGGTGTTGTACACACCCATTCTTCCTGGGCAACTGCCTGGGCACAGGCTGGCAGAGGAATCCCGCCTATGGGAACAACCCATGGAGATTATTT encodes:
- the araD gene encoding L-ribulose-5-phosphate 4-epimerase produces the protein MLEELKKSVLEANLALVEHQLVIFTWGNVSGIDREKGLVVIKPSGVEYDELTEDKLVVLDLEGNIVEGNLRPSSDTPTHLVLYKNFPEIGGVVHTHSSWATAWAQAGRGIPPMGTTHGDYFYGEIPCTRKMTASEIQGEYEKETGNVIVETFKGLDPMQIPGVLVHSHGPFSWGKDPMNAVHNAVVMEEVAKMTFRTLVLSPDKGRMDQVLLDKHFLRKHGKNAYYGQN